The following proteins are encoded in a genomic region of Reichenbachiella sp.:
- the kynU gene encoding kynureninase, with protein MPVIQYQNTLSFAQTCDNNDPLRLYRDQFYIPQHNGQDCIYLVGNSLGLQPKSTRSYIEQELQDWQDLGVEGHFDEGATRPWFHYHKFLKSHLAKLAGAKEMEVVSMNSLTTNLHLMMVSFYRPTAKRFKIITEAGAFPSDQYALETQLHFHANKGGAKLFDPAEALVELKPSEGEETLRTEDILAAIEEHKDELALVMMAGVQYYTGQLFDISTITKKGHECGALVGFDLAHAFGNVPLNLHDDQVDFAVWCSYKYLNSGPGSVSGIFVHERHSKKPDLPRFAGWWGHDESQRFQMKKGFVPMEGADAWQLSNVNVLPSAAHLASLEIFSEAGIENLRKKSIELTGYMEFLLNELNGEEEKIQIITPADPKQRGAQLSLCLAHGGKDLFNKLGENGIIADWREPNVIRVAAVPMYNRFEDVWRFVDLLKKLLIS; from the coding sequence ATGCCAGTGATCCAATACCAAAACACATTATCCTTCGCTCAAACCTGCGACAACAACGATCCCCTTCGTTTGTACCGTGATCAATTTTACATCCCCCAGCATAATGGACAAGACTGTATATACCTCGTTGGAAACTCGCTTGGTCTACAACCAAAGTCTACTCGAAGTTATATAGAGCAAGAGCTACAAGACTGGCAAGACTTGGGCGTAGAAGGTCACTTCGACGAGGGAGCTACCCGCCCATGGTTTCACTACCACAAATTTCTCAAGAGCCATTTGGCCAAATTAGCCGGAGCTAAAGAAATGGAAGTGGTGTCTATGAACAGCCTCACAACCAATTTGCACTTGATGATGGTGTCCTTCTACAGACCCACAGCCAAGCGATTCAAAATCATCACCGAAGCAGGGGCCTTTCCTTCTGATCAGTATGCCTTAGAAACTCAATTGCATTTTCATGCCAACAAAGGCGGCGCAAAATTATTTGACCCAGCCGAGGCTTTGGTGGAATTAAAACCCAGTGAAGGCGAAGAAACATTGAGGACAGAAGATATTCTTGCTGCTATTGAAGAGCACAAAGATGAATTGGCCTTAGTCATGATGGCGGGTGTGCAATACTATACCGGGCAGCTGTTTGATATTTCTACTATTACTAAAAAAGGGCATGAATGTGGGGCATTGGTGGGTTTTGATCTGGCCCATGCTTTTGGAAACGTTCCACTCAATCTCCATGATGACCAAGTTGATTTTGCTGTTTGGTGTTCATATAAGTATCTGAACTCTGGACCAGGTAGTGTGTCGGGCATCTTCGTGCATGAGCGTCACAGCAAAAAACCTGACTTGCCACGATTTGCTGGCTGGTGGGGGCACGATGAGTCACAAAGGTTTCAAATGAAGAAAGGTTTTGTGCCTATGGAGGGTGCGGATGCGTGGCAGCTGAGCAATGTGAATGTATTGCCGAGTGCCGCTCATTTGGCCTCTTTGGAAATATTTTCAGAAGCAGGAATTGAGAATTTGAGAAAAAAAAGTATTGAACTGACTGGTTATATGGAGTTCTTGCTGAATGAGCTCAACGGTGAGGAGGAAAAAATTCAAATTATTACACCTGCTGATCCTAAACAGCGCGGCGCGCAGCTTTCACTCTGTTTGGCTCACGGCGGTAAAGATTTATTCAACAAACTAGGAGAAAACGGCATCATCGCAGACTGGCGAGAGCCCAATGTCATCCGAGTGGCAGCTGTTCCTATGTACAATAGGTTCGAAGACGTCTGGAGGTTTGTGGATTTACTAAAAAAACTGCTTATCTCTTAG